From Halomicrobium salinisoli, the proteins below share one genomic window:
- a CDS encoding aldehyde dehydrogenase family protein, which produces MTDTNRNYVGGEWTDAETGETIDVHNPADTTTVVNSYQQSSAADAEEAVAAANEAADSWADTPAPQRGAILRETAGIIEDRKDELTELLVSEEGKTRSEAAPEVQRAIDIFYYYAEKAMDYGGTIKGASGGRRQVSTRKEPQGVVGLITPWNYPIAIPAWKIAPALATGNTVVIKPASVAPGPALELVRALDEAGVPDGVINVVTGPGSEVGDVFSTHDDIDVVSFTGSSEVGHHVYDAATEDVKRVQAEMGGKNPAVITSSADLEQALDIVEAGAFGVTGQACTATSRAIVHTDLYDEFVERITERAEAIDVGPGLEDPGMGPHVNQGELDSTLEYVDVAKTEGATHQTGGERVEGDLEDGYFVTPAVFSDVDPDMRLFREEVFGPVLAVTEAQDFDHAVELANDSEFGLSASVVTDDLAQANEFVDRVESGVVKVNEKSTGLELHVPFGGVKRTSTNTYREQGDAAIDFYTQTKTVYLND; this is translated from the coding sequence ATGACCGACACCAACAGGAATTACGTTGGGGGCGAGTGGACGGACGCCGAGACCGGCGAGACGATCGACGTCCACAATCCCGCAGACACGACGACTGTCGTCAACAGCTATCAGCAGTCCTCCGCCGCGGACGCGGAGGAGGCCGTCGCCGCCGCGAACGAGGCGGCCGACTCGTGGGCTGACACGCCCGCGCCCCAGCGCGGTGCCATCCTCCGGGAGACCGCGGGGATCATCGAGGACCGCAAGGACGAACTGACCGAACTGCTCGTCAGCGAGGAGGGGAAGACCCGATCGGAGGCCGCTCCCGAAGTCCAGCGCGCCATCGACATCTTCTACTACTACGCCGAGAAGGCGATGGACTACGGCGGCACGATCAAGGGCGCCAGCGGCGGTCGCCGCCAGGTCTCCACGCGGAAGGAGCCCCAGGGCGTCGTCGGCCTGATCACTCCCTGGAACTACCCCATCGCGATCCCGGCCTGGAAGATCGCGCCCGCGCTGGCGACCGGTAACACCGTCGTCATCAAGCCCGCCAGCGTCGCGCCGGGCCCGGCCCTCGAGCTCGTCCGCGCGCTCGACGAGGCGGGCGTCCCCGACGGCGTCATCAACGTCGTCACCGGCCCCGGCAGCGAGGTCGGCGACGTCTTCTCCACCCACGACGACATCGACGTCGTCTCCTTCACCGGGAGCTCCGAGGTCGGCCACCACGTCTACGACGCGGCCACCGAGGACGTCAAGCGCGTCCAGGCGGAGATGGGCGGCAAGAACCCCGCCGTCATCACGTCCAGCGCCGACCTCGAGCAGGCGCTTGACATCGTCGAGGCCGGCGCCTTCGGCGTCACCGGCCAGGCCTGTACGGCCACCTCCCGCGCCATCGTCCACACGGACCTCTACGACGAGTTCGTCGAGCGGATCACCGAGCGCGCCGAGGCCATCGACGTCGGCCCGGGCCTCGAGGACCCCGGCATGGGCCCGCACGTCAACCAGGGCGAACTCGACAGCACGCTCGAGTACGTCGACGTCGCCAAGACGGAGGGCGCGACCCACCAGACCGGCGGCGAGCGCGTCGAGGGCGACCTCGAGGACGGCTACTTCGTCACCCCCGCCGTCTTCTCCGACGTCGACCCCGACATGCGCCTGTTCCGCGAGGAGGTCTTCGGTCCGGTGCTGGCCGTGACGGAGGCCCAGGACTTCGACCACGCCGTCGAACTGGCCAACGACAGCGAGTTCGGCCTCTCCGCGAGCGTCGTCACCGACGACCTCGCCCAGGCCAACGAGTTCGTCGACCGCGTCGAGAGCGGCGTCGTCAAGGTCAACGAGAAGAGCACGGGCCTCGAGCTGCACGTGCCCTTCGGCGGCGTCAAGCGCACCTCGACCAACACCTACCGCGAGCAGGGCGACGCGGCCATCGACTTCTACACCCAGACCAAGACGGTCTACCTGAACGACTGA
- a CDS encoding LUD domain-containing protein — MSTSPVREFRRSLRRVDATSSVVEPAGFDAALADALEEPAVGAPLPFADLSLSDHPVALDPSPRELRAARTGVTGSRLGIADLGTVAVESRGGGDELTALFPERHVVVLRASDVRPDLESAFAWLAEEFDAGRDSLVFETGPSATGDMGALVQGVHGPEAIHVLVVDDE, encoded by the coding sequence ATGAGTACGAGCCCCGTACGCGAGTTCAGACGGTCGCTCCGCCGGGTCGACGCGACGTCGTCGGTGGTCGAGCCGGCGGGGTTCGACGCGGCGCTGGCCGACGCGCTCGAGGAGCCGGCCGTCGGGGCGCCGCTGCCCTTCGCGGACCTGTCACTGTCCGACCACCCGGTGGCGCTCGACCCGTCGCCTCGCGAGCTGCGCGCGGCGCGGACGGGCGTCACCGGCTCCCGGCTGGGCATCGCCGACCTCGGGACGGTCGCCGTCGAGTCCCGCGGCGGCGGCGACGAACTGACCGCGCTGTTCCCGGAGCGCCACGTCGTCGTCCTCCGGGCGTCGGACGTCCGACCCGACCTCGAATCGGCGTTCGCCTGGCTCGCCGAGGAGTTCGACGCCGGCCGGGACTCGCTCGTCTTCGAGACCGGCCCCAGCGCGACCGGCGACATGGGCGCGCTCGTTCAGGGCGTCCACGGCCCCGAAGCGATCCACGTCCTGGTGGTGGACGATGAGTGA
- a CDS encoding alpha-glucuronidase family glycosyl hydrolase, producing the protein MPHEQYDDCWLRYERVADGARREAYRRRCRHAYVAEKSPESSAVRDELRRAVPGLLDEDVHLWQHPPTTADGFLAVGTPDDMAMIAESVPVGEVEDLADGGYLLRSVEWEGQDCLVVTAPTDRGLVYGTFHLLRLMATGEPIDDLDVWEEPAYDNRLINHWDCPFRGTVERGYGGESIFDFDRLPDLRDRYEDYARLLASVGVNGVVVNNVNTDYYPRETTTEAAQTFDGWRLLESRRLEDLTSLASVFRRYGIRLYLSVNFAAPERIGDLDTFDPLDEDVRAWWRQKVDEVYDLIPDFGGFLVKADSEGQPGPYNYDRDHVEGANAIAQALEPHGGRVWWRAFVYGSHEDRAVQAYDTFEPLDGEFADNVTVQIKNGPIDFQPREPVSTLFGAMPETDVGLELQITGEYTGQGVHATYHLPMWKEVLDFDTHADGEGSPVGSFFRGSGEGVVGVGSVGEDHSWTGHYLVQSNLYAFGRAAWDPDCDAEAVTREWATQTFGADDDVVETVVEILHDSWEACIDYETGGLGLMHMMHNGEEYLENHYYPSPEEWPGYHGASEDGIGVDRTSTGSGYAAQYRDPVAERYESPETCPEKFLLFFHHLPWDYELADGTTVVQRLYDNCFDGVEEVERLRDRWAELEGRIDERRFRHVAERFEEQVAQAERWRDVLTETFRDYSRIPDERGRVPEP; encoded by the coding sequence ATGCCCCACGAGCAGTACGACGACTGCTGGCTCCGGTACGAACGCGTCGCGGACGGCGCGCGCCGCGAGGCGTACCGGCGCCGGTGCAGGCACGCGTACGTCGCGGAGAAGTCCCCGGAGTCCAGCGCGGTCCGAGACGAACTCCGGCGCGCGGTCCCGGGCCTGCTCGACGAGGACGTCCACCTCTGGCAGCATCCGCCGACGACCGCGGACGGGTTCCTCGCGGTCGGTACACCGGATGACATGGCGATGATCGCCGAGTCGGTCCCCGTCGGGGAAGTCGAGGACCTCGCCGACGGCGGCTACCTCCTCCGGTCGGTCGAGTGGGAGGGGCAGGACTGCCTCGTCGTCACTGCGCCGACCGACCGCGGGCTGGTGTACGGCACGTTCCACCTCCTCCGCCTGATGGCCACCGGCGAACCGATCGACGACCTGGACGTGTGGGAGGAGCCGGCCTACGACAACCGCCTCATCAACCACTGGGACTGCCCGTTCCGCGGGACGGTCGAGCGCGGCTACGGCGGCGAGTCGATCTTCGACTTCGACCGCCTGCCGGACCTCCGGGATCGATACGAGGACTACGCCCGCCTGCTGGCCTCGGTGGGCGTCAACGGCGTCGTCGTCAACAACGTCAACACCGACTACTACCCGCGGGAGACCACGACCGAAGCCGCCCAGACGTTCGACGGCTGGCGGCTGCTGGAATCGCGCCGGCTCGAGGACCTCACGAGCCTCGCGTCGGTGTTCCGGCGCTACGGGATCCGGCTCTACCTCTCGGTGAACTTCGCCGCCCCGGAGCGCATCGGTGACCTGGACACCTTCGACCCCCTCGACGAGGACGTGCGCGCGTGGTGGCGCCAGAAGGTCGACGAGGTGTACGACCTGATCCCGGACTTCGGCGGCTTCCTCGTCAAGGCCGACTCGGAGGGCCAGCCCGGGCCGTACAACTACGACCGTGACCACGTCGAGGGCGCCAACGCCATCGCGCAGGCGCTGGAGCCGCACGGCGGCCGCGTGTGGTGGCGCGCGTTCGTCTACGGCTCCCACGAGGACCGCGCGGTCCAGGCCTACGACACCTTCGAGCCGCTGGACGGCGAGTTCGCCGACAACGTCACCGTCCAGATCAAGAACGGTCCGATCGACTTCCAGCCGCGCGAGCCCGTCTCGACGCTGTTCGGCGCGATGCCGGAGACCGACGTCGGCCTCGAGCTGCAGATCACCGGCGAGTACACCGGCCAGGGCGTCCACGCCACCTACCACCTCCCGATGTGGAAGGAGGTACTCGACTTCGACACGCACGCGGACGGCGAGGGGTCGCCCGTCGGTTCCTTCTTCCGCGGCTCCGGCGAGGGCGTCGTCGGCGTCGGCAGCGTCGGCGAGGACCACAGCTGGACCGGCCACTACCTCGTGCAGTCGAACCTGTACGCGTTCGGCCGCGCGGCGTGGGACCCCGACTGCGACGCCGAGGCGGTGACCCGCGAGTGGGCGACGCAGACGTTCGGCGCCGACGATGACGTCGTCGAGACCGTCGTCGAGATCCTCCACGACTCGTGGGAGGCCTGCATCGACTACGAGACGGGCGGTCTCGGGCTCATGCACATGATGCACAACGGCGAGGAGTACCTGGAGAACCACTACTACCCCTCACCGGAGGAGTGGCCCGGCTACCACGGCGCCAGCGAGGACGGGATCGGGGTCGACCGCACATCGACGGGCAGCGGCTACGCGGCCCAGTACCGCGATCCGGTCGCCGAGCGCTACGAGTCGCCGGAGACCTGTCCCGAGAAGTTCCTCCTCTTCTTCCACCACCTCCCGTGGGACTACGAACTGGCGGACGGGACCACGGTGGTTCAGCGGCTCTACGACAACTGCTTCGACGGCGTCGAGGAGGTCGAGCGCCTCCGCGATCGGTGGGCCGAACTCGAGGGGCGGATCGACGAGCGACGGTTCCGCCACGTCGCAGAGCGCTTCGAGGAGCAGGTCGCACAGGCCGAGCGGTGGCGCGACGTCCTCACCGAGACCTTCCGCGACTACTCGAGGATTCCCGACGAGCGTGGGCGCGTCCCCGAGCCCTGA
- a CDS encoding HEAT repeat domain-containing protein, whose translation MSTDAADPLEGVDTDSVTPDEVDGEEIEDALASSNPMTRQRGVEVCETFAESDVDAVRPYLDAVATLVNDGNAAIALRAISVLDAVADAEPAALEGRTASLAAVADHDIVDVQLTAGVALGKVVVERADLVAPFVERLIAGIRETELSGGIPEVPDVVDHEATKQTIREHEEQERERRLSARRTLSNVVVAVTQEAPDEAVDAVDDLLTLLDDRDPEVAGCAVDALGELAEPHPEAVEPVLDELLECLDHDRSSVRARAIRALGRLGDDAAVPELRTMAEEDDEENVRELAAETADYLEDAA comes from the coding sequence ATGTCAACGGACGCCGCGGATCCGCTCGAGGGAGTCGACACGGATTCAGTCACCCCCGACGAGGTGGACGGGGAAGAGATCGAAGACGCGCTCGCGTCGTCGAACCCGATGACTCGACAACGGGGCGTCGAGGTCTGCGAGACGTTCGCGGAGTCGGACGTCGACGCCGTGCGACCGTACCTCGACGCGGTGGCGACGCTGGTCAACGACGGCAACGCTGCCATCGCGCTGCGAGCGATCAGCGTGCTCGACGCCGTCGCCGACGCGGAGCCGGCGGCGCTTGAGGGGCGGACCGCCTCGCTGGCCGCCGTCGCCGACCACGACATCGTGGACGTCCAGCTCACCGCCGGCGTCGCGCTCGGGAAGGTCGTCGTGGAGCGGGCCGACCTCGTCGCGCCGTTCGTCGAGCGACTGATCGCGGGGATCAGGGAGACGGAGCTCAGCGGGGGCATCCCCGAAGTCCCCGACGTGGTGGATCACGAGGCGACCAAGCAGACGATCCGGGAACACGAGGAACAGGAGCGCGAGCGCCGCCTCTCCGCCCGTCGGACGCTGAGCAACGTCGTCGTCGCCGTCACCCAGGAGGCGCCAGACGAGGCCGTCGACGCGGTCGACGACCTGCTCACGCTGCTGGACGACAGGGATCCCGAGGTCGCCGGGTGCGCCGTCGACGCGCTGGGCGAACTGGCCGAGCCCCACCCCGAGGCGGTCGAACCCGTCCTGGACGAGCTACTCGAGTGCCTCGACCACGACCGCTCCTCCGTCCGGGCGCGGGCGATCCGGGCGCTCGGTCGGCTCGGCGACGACGCCGCGGTCCCCGAGCTCCGGACGATGGCTGAAGAAGACGACGAGGAGAACGTCCGCGAACTGGCGGCCGAGACCGCGGACTACCTCGAGGACGCCGCGTAG
- a CDS encoding LUD domain-containing protein — MSETDAGRLASLVSRARSRAARPDADADRIRRLLAEEGDQIKANTRHFNAERYDRIDEIGAERHERYRTRAREIKADAIERLPELIDRVRESVADNGGTVYIADDAADAREYVAEVSEGADAERVVKSKSMTTEEIDLNEGLEARGLDIWETDLGEFVIQVAEESPSHIVGPSLHKSREEITDLFEAQFDPEESLDSAQALTEFAREYLGERIEAADVGITGANFVLADSGSIALVTNEGNARKCASVPDTHVAVAGVEKIIPSIEELHPFAELIARSATGQAIPQYLSLLSPPVDTPAVDFDSPDEPGFGGSDAERDFHLVLVDNGRTEMREDDDLRETLYCIRCGACANSCANFQSVGGHAFGGETYTGGIATGWEAGVEGLDAAAEFNDLCTGCSRCVNACPVKIDIPWINTVVRDRINRGKDPGLEDVLVDGLVPDAEEPGTPLRKRFFGNFETVAKVGSATAPVSNTIASLTPVRRALDAGLGIDVRRELPAFQRETLVEWAEGRATVDDPERRVVLYPDVYTNYVQPERGKAAVRTLEALGCAVTVPDVGGSGRAPLSQGMIATARDKAERLAADLGDHLDAGRDVVVVEPSALAMVRREYEKLLPAATYERLDDASYEVFEYVYGLLENGAAPDALTAGDGDGVAYHSHCQQRTLGLESHTVAVLEELGYDVLTSDVECCGMAGSFGYKSEYYELSVDVGESLADQFEDTDRTVVASGTSCTDQIEALLATEARHPIRLVAP; from the coding sequence ATGAGTGAGACCGACGCCGGCAGACTCGCTTCGCTCGTCTCCCGAGCCCGGTCTCGCGCGGCTCGACCGGACGCCGACGCGGACCGGATCAGGCGCCTGCTCGCCGAGGAGGGCGACCAGATCAAAGCGAACACGCGTCACTTCAACGCGGAGCGATACGACCGGATCGACGAGATCGGGGCCGAACGCCACGAGCGATACCGGACGCGCGCCCGCGAGATCAAGGCGGACGCCATCGAGCGCCTGCCCGAACTGATCGACCGGGTCCGCGAGTCCGTCGCGGACAACGGCGGGACCGTCTACATCGCTGACGACGCCGCCGACGCCCGCGAGTACGTCGCCGAGGTCTCCGAGGGCGCCGACGCCGAGCGCGTCGTCAAGTCCAAGTCGATGACGACCGAGGAGATCGACCTCAACGAGGGGCTCGAGGCGCGCGGCCTCGACATCTGGGAGACGGACCTCGGGGAGTTCGTGATCCAGGTCGCCGAGGAGAGCCCCTCCCACATCGTCGGGCCGTCGCTGCACAAGTCGCGCGAGGAGATCACGGACCTGTTCGAGGCCCAGTTCGACCCCGAGGAGTCGCTGGATTCGGCCCAGGCGCTGACCGAGTTCGCCCGCGAGTACCTGGGCGAGCGCATCGAGGCCGCCGACGTCGGGATCACCGGCGCGAACTTCGTGCTGGCCGACAGCGGCTCCATCGCGCTGGTCACCAACGAGGGCAACGCGCGCAAGTGCGCGAGCGTGCCCGACACGCACGTCGCCGTCGCGGGCGTCGAGAAGATCATCCCCTCGATCGAGGAGCTCCACCCCTTCGCGGAGCTGATCGCCCGCTCGGCCACGGGACAGGCGATTCCCCAGTACCTCTCGCTGCTGTCGCCGCCCGTCGACACGCCCGCGGTGGACTTCGACAGCCCCGACGAGCCCGGCTTCGGCGGGAGCGACGCCGAGCGGGACTTCCACCTCGTGCTGGTCGACAACGGACGGACGGAGATGCGCGAGGACGACGACCTGCGCGAGACGCTGTACTGCATCCGCTGTGGCGCCTGCGCCAACTCCTGTGCGAACTTCCAGTCGGTCGGCGGCCACGCCTTCGGCGGTGAGACCTACACCGGCGGCATCGCGACGGGCTGGGAGGCCGGCGTCGAGGGACTGGACGCCGCGGCCGAGTTCAACGACCTCTGTACGGGCTGCTCGCGCTGCGTCAACGCCTGTCCCGTCAAGATCGACATCCCCTGGATCAACACGGTCGTCCGCGACCGGATCAACCGCGGGAAAGACCCGGGGCTGGAGGACGTCCTCGTCGACGGGCTCGTCCCCGACGCGGAGGAGCCCGGGACGCCGCTGCGCAAGCGCTTCTTCGGCAACTTCGAGACGGTCGCGAAGGTCGGGAGCGCGACCGCGCCGGTCTCGAACACAATCGCGTCGCTGACGCCCGTCCGTCGGGCGCTCGACGCGGGCCTGGGCATCGACGTCCGCCGCGAACTGCCCGCCTTCCAGCGGGAGACGCTCGTCGAGTGGGCCGAGGGGCGGGCGACCGTCGACGACCCCGAGCGCCGGGTCGTCCTCTACCCCGACGTGTACACGAACTACGTCCAGCCCGAGCGGGGCAAGGCGGCGGTCCGGACGCTGGAGGCGCTGGGCTGTGCGGTGACCGTCCCCGACGTCGGCGGCTCCGGCCGTGCCCCGCTCTCTCAGGGCATGATCGCGACGGCCCGGGACAAGGCCGAGCGCCTCGCCGCAGACCTCGGAGACCACCTCGACGCGGGCCGGGACGTGGTCGTCGTCGAGCCCAGCGCGCTGGCGATGGTCCGCCGCGAGTACGAGAAACTGCTGCCCGCGGCGACGTACGAGCGACTCGACGACGCCAGCTACGAGGTGTTCGAGTACGTCTACGGCCTGCTCGAGAACGGCGCGGCTCCGGACGCACTGACTGCCGGTGACGGCGACGGCGTCGCCTACCACAGCCACTGCCAGCAGCGCACCCTCGGTCTGGAGTCCCACACCGTCGCCGTCCTCGAGGAACTGGGCTACGACGTGCTGACCTCGGACGTCGAGTGCTGCGGGATGGCCGGCAGTTTCGGGTACAAGTCCGAGTACTACGAGCTGAGCGTGGACGTCGGCGAGTCGCTGGCCGACCAGTTCGAGGACACCGACCGGACCGTCGTCGCCAGCGGGACCTCCTGCACGGACCAGATCGAGGCCCTGCTCGCGACGGAGGCCCGCCATCCGATCCGGCTCGTCGCGCCGTAG